Proteins encoded within one genomic window of Perognathus longimembris pacificus isolate PPM17 chromosome 28, ASM2315922v1, whole genome shotgun sequence:
- the Rai2 gene encoding retinoic acid-induced protein 2, with translation MDDLQSQNLSMDMTDSPPTLANNRLENGMAQLITTEAWNINSTDLVKKALVTVPAPSILNPPAESQSGMALKVAATVLQPLCLGESPVVMPIHMQVEGSSAPELNPNGNATYVMTTQGPVQLPVVLEQHVFQHLNSPLVLPQEAPCSSSAIHNNLFQGAEDPETQPQLLDLRIPSQPQEPTLPFETVLQNLFPSQGSLGPPPCQPPPGYAPVPPQPFNSPLSPLVPPATLLVPYPVIVPLPVPVPIPIPIPVPQNSESKFSSSFPKPPSSFSLHSFKGTQTSLEKDELKPLDILQPKEYYQLSRHTVIKMGSENEALDLSMKSVPWLKTGEASPPIFQEDAALDLSLAAHRKSEPPPETLYDSSGPTDSSQGHPVMEKLPSGMDMPFAPAMPHEASAMMDSHSSSSNSNAVEMVSQPSYPSSDVKAENSIEIVSESQAAKVIVSVEDTVPTIFCGKIKGLSGVSTKNFSFKREDSVLQGYDINSQGEESLGNVEPHRKPIKNRGIKLKKVNSQEIHMLPIKKQRLATFFPRK, from the coding sequence ATGGATGACCTGCAGTCTCAGAACCTCTCCATGGACATGACCGACTCCCCTCCAACCTTGGCCAATAACAGACTGGAGAATGGCATGGCCCAGCTGATCACCACAGAGGCCTGGAACATCAACTCTACTGATCTGGTAAAGAAGGCCTTGGTGACTGTGCCAGCCCCATCCATCCTGAACCCCCCTGCTGAGTCCCAGAGTGGCATGGCTCTGAAGGTAGCAGCCACCGTGTTGCAGCCCCTGTGCCTTGGGGAGAGCCCAGTGGTGATGCCCATCCATATGCAGGTAGAGGGCAGCTCAGCACCAGAGCTCAACCCCAATGGCAACGCCACCTATGTCATGACCACGCAGGGCCCTGTGCAGCTGCCTGTCGTGCTAGAGCAGCACGTTTTCCAGCACCTCAACTCCCCTCTGGTCCTACCACAGGAGGCCCCATGCTCCTCCAGTGCTATCCACAACAACCTCTTCCAGGGGGCTGAGGACCCTGAGacccagccccagctcctggaCCTGAGGATCCCCAGCCAGCCACAGGAGCCTACATTGCCATTTGAAACTGTGCTTCAGAATTTATTCCCTTCCCAGGGCTCTCTTGGTCCCCCACCCTGTCAGCCTCCTCCTGGCTATGCCCCAGTGCCCCCACAACCATTTAACTCCCCCTTGTCTCCCTTGGTCCCACCAGCGACCCTCTTGGTGCCCTACCCTGTGATCGTCCCATTGCCAGTACCAGTCCCTATTCCCATCCCCATCCCAGTGCCCCAGAATTCAGAATCCAAGTTCAGTTCCAGTTTCCCCAAGCCACCATCTTCCTTCAGCCTGCACTCATTTAAAGGCACTCAGACCTCTCTGGAAAAGGATGAACTGAAACCTCTAGACATCCTCCAGCCAAAGGAGTACTACCAACTCAGCCGCCACACCGTCATCAAGATGGGGAGTGAGAACGAGGCCCTGGACCTCTCCATGAAGTCAGTGCCCTGGCTCAAGACTGGTGAAGCCAGTCCTCCAATCTTCCAAGAGGATGCGGCTCTAGACCTGTCACTGGCAGCCCACCGGAAGTCTGAGCCTCCCCCTGAGACACTGTATGATAGCAGTGGGCCAACAGACAGTAGCCAAGGTCACCCTGTGATGGAGAAACTGCCCAGTGGCATGGATATGCCCTTTGCCCCTGCCATGCCCCATGAGGCTTCAGCCATGATGGAtagccacagcagcagcagcaacagcaatgcTGTGGAGATGGTCAGCCAGCCCAGCTACCCCAGCAGCGATGTCAAAGCTGAAAATAGCATTGAGATTGTAAGTGAATCCCAGGCGGCCAAGGTCATTGTCTCGGTTGAAGACACTGTGCCTACCATCTTCTGTGGCAAGATCAAAGGCCTCTCAGGGGTGTCCACCAAAAACTTCTCCTTCAAAAGAGAAGACTCTGTGCTTCAGGGCTACGACATCAACAGCCAAGGAGAAGAATCCCTAGGAAATGTGGAGCCCCATAGGAAACCCATCAAAAACCGGGGCATAAAGTTAAAGAAAGTGAACTCCCAGGAAATACATATGCTCCCAATCAAAAAACAACGGCTGGCAACCTTTTTTCCGAGAAAATGA
- the Scml1 gene encoding sex comb on midleg-like protein 1 isoform X2, translated as MSSISHEAHMNVAPVTIFTRQDEEASMLDVLTHCEVIHDALQNLDKKCDVIHKKIMKIQRLRKQALWYYRNTVRFSCRNSYVFSRRARVMKNRSKRYNTNLFSSSESCLDSSIPVCREENDNEGSAMDTPEYFDESQSALQEPELRELESPPLGENSQIPTSSGAISPTSLDQPMTSSVYNGLPIVECKHSEASACISADFVEGFDTVVLKQETLDDPSTWSVDEVVLFLKRADPQMACFLSGLIQQHEIDGKALLLLTTDMMMKYMGLKLGSALKLCHLIEKLKKERRFPN; from the exons ATGTCTTCTATCAGCCATGAAGCCCATATG aATGTTGCTCCAGTCACCATATTCACTAGACAAGATGAAGAGGCCTCTATGCTGGATGTTCTTACCCATTGTGAG GTTATTCATGATGCTCTTCAGAACCTGGATAAGAAGTGCGATGTCAttcataaaaaaataatgaaaatccaGCGCTTGCGCAAACAAGCCCTTTGGTATTATCGT AATACTGTGAGATTTTCATGCAGGAACAGCTACGTGTTTTCGAGAAGAGCTAGAGTTATGAAAAATAGAAGTAAACGCTATAACACCAACTTGTTCTCCTCTTCTGAAAGCTGTCTTGACTCCAGCATACCCGTTTGTAGGGAGGAAAATGATAACGAGGGTAGTGCTATGGACACCCCTGAATATTTTGATGAATCCCAGTCAGCTCTGCAGGAGCCTGAATTGAGGGAGCTGGAGTCACCACCCCTGGGAGAGAATTCTCAGATTCCTACTTCTTCTGGAG CAATTTCTCCAACTTCACTGGACCAGCCAATGACCAGCTCGGTGTACAATGGACTCCCCATAGTGGAGTGCAAGCACTCCGAGGCATCTGCATGCATCTCTGCTGATTTTG TTGAAGGATTTGACACTGTTGTGCTGAAACAAGAAACCCTTGACGATCCTTCAACTTGGTCTGTGGATGAGGTGGTCCTGTTTCTGAAGCGTGCAGATCCTCAGATGGCTTGCTTCCTCTCTGGTCTCATCCAACAACAT GAAATCGACGGAAAGGCCCTGTTACTTCTTACTACTGACATGATGATGAAATATATGGGGTTGAAGCTGGGATCAGCTCTGAAACTATGCCACCTTATTGAGAAGCTCAAGAAGGAAAGACGCTTCCCAAATTAG
- the Scml1 gene encoding sex comb on midleg-like protein 1 isoform X1, which translates to MSSISHEAHMNVAPVTIFTRQDEEASMLDVLTHCEVIHDALQNLDKKCDVIHKKIMKIQRLRKQALWYYRNTVRFSCRNSYVFSRRARVMKNRSKRYNTNLFSSSESCLDSSIPVCREENDNEGSAMDTPEYFDESQSALQEPELRELESPPLGENSQIPTSSGESFSSESSTAISPTSLDQPMTSSVYNGLPIVECKHSEASACISADFVEGFDTVVLKQETLDDPSTWSVDEVVLFLKRADPQMACFLSGLIQQHEIDGKALLLLTTDMMMKYMGLKLGSALKLCHLIEKLKKERRFPN; encoded by the exons ATGTCTTCTATCAGCCATGAAGCCCATATG aATGTTGCTCCAGTCACCATATTCACTAGACAAGATGAAGAGGCCTCTATGCTGGATGTTCTTACCCATTGTGAG GTTATTCATGATGCTCTTCAGAACCTGGATAAGAAGTGCGATGTCAttcataaaaaaataatgaaaatccaGCGCTTGCGCAAACAAGCCCTTTGGTATTATCGT AATACTGTGAGATTTTCATGCAGGAACAGCTACGTGTTTTCGAGAAGAGCTAGAGTTATGAAAAATAGAAGTAAACGCTATAACACCAACTTGTTCTCCTCTTCTGAAAGCTGTCTTGACTCCAGCATACCCGTTTGTAGGGAGGAAAATGATAACGAGGGTAGTGCTATGGACACCCCTGAATATTTTGATGAATCCCAGTCAGCTCTGCAGGAGCCTGAATTGAGGGAGCTGGAGTCACCACCCCTGGGAGAGAATTCTCAGATTCCTACTTCTTCTGGAG AATCCTTCTCTTCTGAATCTTCTACAGCAATTTCTCCAACTTCACTGGACCAGCCAATGACCAGCTCGGTGTACAATGGACTCCCCATAGTGGAGTGCAAGCACTCCGAGGCATCTGCATGCATCTCTGCTGATTTTG TTGAAGGATTTGACACTGTTGTGCTGAAACAAGAAACCCTTGACGATCCTTCAACTTGGTCTGTGGATGAGGTGGTCCTGTTTCTGAAGCGTGCAGATCCTCAGATGGCTTGCTTCCTCTCTGGTCTCATCCAACAACAT GAAATCGACGGAAAGGCCCTGTTACTTCTTACTACTGACATGATGATGAAATATATGGGGTTGAAGCTGGGATCAGCTCTGAAACTATGCCACCTTATTGAGAAGCTCAAGAAGGAAAGACGCTTCCCAAATTAG